A DNA window from Enterobacter asburiae contains the following coding sequences:
- a CDS encoding YfaZ family outer membrane protein: protein MKKLNILLLSALAAVSGSALAMGGTVEQGKNFTNLNLEMGKSSSGVYLESNWLKNTDDGTQTGGVGAGYNLGLGPVMLNAGAKAIYLGPKKGDNGVAFPIGGGVNVALTDSIHVYGEGYVAPEGLNNSVKNYVEANGGISWTPITPVTLKVGYRHVSVDGKDGRPGHTLIDGAYVGGGVTF, encoded by the coding sequence ATGAAAAAACTGAATATCCTTCTTCTTTCTGCTCTGGCTGCCGTATCGGGTTCCGCACTGGCGATGGGCGGCACCGTTGAGCAGGGTAAAAACTTTACCAACCTCAATCTGGAAATGGGGAAATCCTCATCCGGTGTTTATCTGGAAAGTAACTGGCTCAAAAACACCGACGACGGTACCCAGACCGGCGGCGTGGGCGCAGGCTACAACCTGGGTCTTGGCCCGGTGATGCTGAATGCGGGTGCAAAAGCCATCTACCTCGGCCCGAAAAAAGGCGATAACGGCGTGGCGTTCCCGATTGGCGGCGGCGTAAACGTTGCCCTGACCGACAGCATCCACGTGTACGGTGAAGGCTATGTCGCACCAGAAGGCCTGAACAACAGCGTGAAAAACTACGTCGAAGCCAACGGCGGCATAAGCTGGACGCCAATTACGCCAGTGACCCTGAAAGTGGGCTACCGCCACGTGAGCGTGGACGGCAAAGACGGTCGTCCTGGCCACACGCTGATTGACGGCGCATATGTAGGCGGTGGAGTCACCTTCTGA
- a CDS encoding NAD-dependent succinate-semialdehyde dehydrogenase, whose amino-acid sequence MAYQTVNPATNQLIKEYPSHTDADIEAALKAADALYHSDWAKGDISQRLPVLHKLADLIDERVEDLAKIASQEMGKLIEQSRGEVKLCAQIARYYADNAQRFLAPEKYDSELGEAWVEHHPIGVLMAVEPWNFPYYQLMRVLAPNLAAGNPVIAKHASIVPHCAETFAHLVREAGAPEGAWTNLFISSEQVANIIADDRVQGAALTGSEKAGSVVAAQAAKHIKKSTLELGGNDVFVVLDDADLEKAVKIGVNARLNNAGQVCTAAKRFILHEKIAEAFLSKFTEAFKQVKIGDPLDESTTLGPLSSKDALETLTRQVNEAVKNGATLHYGGKPAQRDGSFFEPTILTNISRDNPAYFEEFFGPVAQMYVVKNDDEAVALANDSHYGLGGAVFSQNIERAKKMASRIETGMVYINWLTDTAPELPFGGVKRSGYGRELSDLGIKEFVNQKLVVVHK is encoded by the coding sequence ATGGCTTATCAAACAGTAAATCCTGCCACTAACCAGCTCATCAAAGAATACCCCTCACATACCGACGCGGATATCGAAGCGGCGCTGAAGGCGGCCGATGCGCTTTATCATTCGGACTGGGCGAAAGGCGACATCAGCCAGCGCCTGCCGGTGCTGCATAAGCTTGCCGATCTGATCGACGAGCGCGTGGAGGATCTGGCTAAAATCGCCAGCCAGGAGATGGGTAAGCTCATCGAACAGAGCCGCGGCGAGGTGAAGCTGTGCGCGCAGATCGCCCGCTACTACGCCGACAACGCGCAGCGGTTCCTGGCCCCGGAGAAGTACGACTCTGAGCTCGGTGAAGCCTGGGTGGAGCATCACCCCATCGGCGTGCTGATGGCCGTTGAGCCGTGGAACTTCCCGTACTACCAGCTGATGCGCGTCCTGGCGCCAAACCTGGCGGCGGGTAACCCCGTCATCGCCAAACATGCCAGCATCGTGCCGCACTGCGCCGAGACCTTTGCCCATCTGGTGCGCGAGGCGGGGGCGCCGGAAGGGGCGTGGACCAACCTGTTTATTTCGTCCGAGCAGGTGGCAAACATCATTGCCGACGATCGCGTGCAGGGCGCCGCATTAACCGGCTCCGAAAAGGCTGGCAGCGTGGTGGCGGCGCAGGCGGCGAAGCACATCAAGAAATCCACGCTGGAGCTGGGCGGTAACGACGTCTTCGTGGTGCTGGATGACGCAGACCTTGAGAAGGCCGTGAAAATTGGCGTTAACGCGCGGCTCAACAATGCCGGGCAGGTCTGTACCGCGGCGAAGCGCTTTATCCTGCATGAAAAGATTGCAGAGGCCTTCCTGAGCAAATTCACCGAGGCGTTTAAGCAGGTGAAGATTGGCGATCCGCTGGACGAAAGCACCACGCTGGGGCCGCTGTCGTCTAAAGATGCGCTCGAAACGCTGACCAGACAGGTTAACGAGGCGGTGAAAAACGGCGCCACGCTGCACTACGGCGGCAAACCGGCGCAGCGCGACGGGAGTTTCTTCGAACCGACGATCCTGACGAATATTTCCCGCGATAACCCGGCGTATTTCGAAGAGTTCTTCGGCCCGGTGGCGCAGATGTACGTGGTGAAAAACGACGACGAGGCGGTCGCGCTGGCGAACGACTCCCACTACGGCCTGGGCGGGGCGGTATTCAGCCAGAATATCGAGCGCGCGAAGAAAATGGCGTCGCGGATTGAGACCGGGATGGTGTACATCAACTGGCTCACCGATACCGCGCCAGAGCTGCCGTTCGGTGGCGTGAAGCGCTCCGGCTACGGGCGCGAGCTGTCGGATCTGGGGATCAAAGAGTTTGTGAACCAGAAGCTGGTGGTGGTGCATAAGTAA
- a CDS encoding helix-turn-helix transcriptional regulator, with amino-acid sequence MTDTRHIRQTFHRASGLELRSTWQSTQAYKRHSHPQLSIGAIVEGQTCCVCHDREYILNPGDLIAIPAGVPHSCNPVAGQPRSYHMLYIDTGLPLALQVIRSPTLFAHYLDVVETLSPASLETLLSALPRAADNADALRATSQQIQQAFLSDLTCPPSLDELAQRFSLRKETLIRTFRQDTGLTPGSFLNISRVEYAKARLRAGDDIADVGYQSGFADQSHFHKTFVSYTAATPRQYATGRSISDNK; translated from the coding sequence ATGACCGATACCCGACATATCCGCCAGACTTTTCACCGCGCCTCAGGCCTTGAGCTGCGCAGCACCTGGCAGAGTACGCAGGCGTACAAACGCCACAGTCACCCTCAGCTCTCCATCGGCGCGATTGTGGAGGGCCAGACCTGCTGCGTGTGTCATGACAGAGAGTACATCCTTAACCCCGGGGACCTCATCGCGATCCCGGCCGGTGTGCCGCACAGCTGCAACCCCGTCGCCGGGCAACCGCGCAGCTACCATATGCTCTACATCGACACCGGGCTTCCGCTGGCGCTACAGGTGATTCGTAGCCCAACCCTGTTTGCCCATTACCTGGACGTTGTTGAGACCCTGTCTCCGGCGTCCCTTGAGACCCTGCTTTCTGCCCTTCCCCGCGCCGCGGATAACGCTGACGCGCTTCGCGCAACCAGCCAGCAGATTCAGCAGGCGTTTCTTTCCGATCTCACCTGCCCGCCTTCCCTCGACGAGCTTGCCCAACGCTTCTCGCTGCGCAAGGAGACGCTGATCCGCACCTTCAGGCAGGACACCGGCCTGACGCCGGGCAGCTTTCTCAACATCTCCCGCGTGGAGTACGCCAAGGCGCGTCTGCGCGCCGGGGATGATATTGCCGACGTCGGCTACCAGAGCGGCTTTGCCGACCAGAGCCATTTTCATAAGACCTTCGTCAGCTATACCGCCGCCACGCCGCGCCAGTACGCCACCGGCCGATCAATATCAGACAATAAATAG
- a CDS encoding LysE family translocator gives MELFFPSAFLALALAHFVALLSPGPDFFLLVGYAARYRLRGSAGLCLGIAAGNALYILLVIIGWSALRQFTWLFTLIELCGALYLLWIGSHLIRSRQQARALNETHQRFPSLQKQILLGLGSALLNPKNALFYLALMTALLGPDVTLLQQATCGVWMVMVVLAWDVALVSLMGLSAVQQKLSRSLWLIERTAGVVLMGFGGWVLWRLLENIR, from the coding sequence ATGGAACTGTTCTTCCCTTCCGCTTTTCTCGCCCTGGCGCTGGCGCACTTTGTCGCCCTGCTAAGCCCGGGCCCGGATTTCTTCCTGCTCGTGGGCTATGCCGCGCGCTATCGGCTACGCGGCAGCGCCGGACTGTGCCTCGGCATCGCCGCGGGCAACGCGCTCTATATTCTTCTGGTGATTATCGGCTGGAGCGCGCTGCGCCAGTTTACGTGGCTGTTTACGCTTATCGAGCTTTGCGGGGCGCTGTACCTGCTGTGGATCGGCTCGCATCTGATTCGCAGCCGCCAGCAGGCGCGGGCGCTGAATGAAACCCACCAGCGCTTCCCGTCGCTGCAAAAGCAGATCCTGCTGGGGCTCGGTTCGGCGCTGCTAAACCCGAAGAACGCGCTGTTCTATCTGGCGCTGATGACGGCCTTGCTGGGGCCGGACGTCACGCTGCTTCAGCAGGCGACCTGCGGCGTCTGGATGGTGATGGTGGTGCTGGCGTGGGATGTCGCGCTGGTGTCGCTGATGGGGCTATCGGCGGTACAACAGAAGCTCAGCCGTTCGCTGTGGCTGATAGAGCGCACGGCGGGGGTGGTGCTGATGGGATTTGGCGGGTGGGTGCTGTGGCGGCTACTGGAAAATATACGCTGA
- a CDS encoding BrnA antitoxin family protein, producing MSMVKHKRGSAPEMSARREAELKALAEKSEAEIDYSDIPATGDEQWSGAVRGKFYRPLKTQASVRIDADVMEWLKRPGKGYQTRLNAILREAMLRDQNKK from the coding sequence ATGAGCATGGTTAAACATAAACGCGGTAGTGCGCCTGAGATGAGTGCTCGCCGTGAGGCTGAGCTCAAAGCACTAGCCGAAAAATCGGAAGCAGAGATTGATTACAGCGATATCCCTGCCACGGGAGATGAACAGTGGTCAGGGGCGGTGCGAGGGAAGTTCTATCGGCCACTCAAAACTCAGGCGTCTGTACGTATCGACGCTGACGTGATGGAGTGGCTTAAACGGCCTGGAAAAGGTTACCAGACGAGGCTCAATGCCATTTTGCGTGAAGCTATGCTGCGCGATCAAAACAAAAAATAA